Proteins from a single region of Harmonia axyridis chromosome 4, icHarAxyr1.1, whole genome shotgun sequence:
- the LOC123678525 gene encoding gamma-secretase subunit Aph-1: MTVVEFFGCMFLAFGPPFAMFVFTIAHDPVRIIILIAAAFFWLLSLLLSSFWWFIVYPLRSELVFGLVFSVLFQELFRGIIYMILRRAQVGLTKITDDTTTLIENKHILSYVSGLGFGIMSGAFSLINVLADAVGPGTMGIKYGSEKFFITSSAITLCFILLHTFWSVIFFDAMDKKNKSLIAIVVLSHYLVSFLTLLNRYQVYTATILPIASICVLIGILAFRTAGGSYGSFKSCLVSR; the protein is encoded by the coding sequence ATGACCGTGGTAGAATTTTTCGGATGTATGTTCCTGGCGTTCGGTCCACCCTTCGCAATGTTTGTGTTCACCATTGCTCATGATCCTGTAAGAATCATAATACTGATAGCCGCAGCATTCTTCTGGTTACTTTCTTTACTTCTATCCTCGTTTTGGTGGTTTATAGTTTATCCCTTGAGAAGTGAACTTGTTTTCGGTTTGGTTTTCTCCGTTTTGTTCCAAGAACTATTCAGAGgaatcatttatatgatattgaGGAGAGCCCAAGTTGGATTAACTAAGATAACTGATGATACTACAACCCTCATCGAAAATAAACACATTTTGTCATATGTAAGTGGCTTAGGCTTTGGAATAATGAGTGGAGCATTCTCACTCATCAATGTATTAGCTGATGCAGTTGGACCAGGAACAATGGGAATAAAATATGGATCCGAAAAGTTTTTCATCACTAGTTCAGCGATAACCTTATGCTTCATTTTACTACACACATTTTGGAGTGTTATATTCTTTGATGCAATGGACAAGAAAAATAAGTCACTTATAGCAATAGTAGTTTTGTCACATTACTTAGTTTCATTTTTAACGTTATTGAATAGGTATCAAGTGTACACAGCAACAATTCTACCTATTGCATCGATCTGTGTTTTGATAGGAATTCTAGCATTCAGAACTGCAGGAGGATCCTATGGTAGTTTCAAAAGTTGCCTCGTTTCAAGATAA